A window of the Henckelia pumila isolate YLH828 chromosome 3, ASM3356847v2, whole genome shotgun sequence genome harbors these coding sequences:
- the LOC140889248 gene encoding uncharacterized protein yields METAFEFMQITDADRLRCATYMFRDDARVWWNGAKAGLNLTTLTWNGFKDVFYGKYFTVSTRTWLARDFLEIRQGNMSIAEYVKKFERGRYFVPMISGDPAEELKHFTEGLNAFIRKDVRLSGAKNYKYAVDQAMLSEKDKNDIIRESQAKRYCYQNRDQQGNANRKRPYQAPPQHRPYQQQQHRP; encoded by the coding sequence ATGGAGACTGCTTTTGAATTCATGCAGATCACGGATGCGGATAGATTGAGATGTGCTACCTATATGTTCCGCGATGACGCTCGTGTTTGGTGGAATGGAGCCAAAGCAGGGTTGAACCTAACTACCCTtacttggaatggattcaaggATGTGTTCTACGGCAAATATTTCACAGTGAGCACCCGAACCTGGTTGGCCAGAGATTTTTTGGAAATCCGTCAAGGAAACATGTCGATTGCGGAGTATGTTAAGAAGTTTGAAAGGGGAAGATACTTTGTACCGATGATTTCTGGTGATCCTGCTGAAGAGTTGAAACATTTTACAGAAGGATTGAATGCCTTCATCAGAAAGGATGTTAGACTAAGTGGagcgaaaaattacaaatatgCGGTGGATCAGGCCATGCTGTCCGAAAAGGACAAAAATGACATTATCCGAGAGTCACAGGCAAAAAGATATTGTTATCAGAATCGGGACCAACAAGGAAATGCTAACAGAAAGAGACCGTACCAAGCCCCACCCCAACACCGACCATACCAACAGCAGCAGCATCGACCTTAG